The nucleotide window ATGGTCCGGAGGTCTGGATCTAGGCTTGATGGTATTGAATTGGTGAAGGGAGATGGATATAGATCTTTCTCAGGTGTCTTACTATGTCGGTTGTAGTCCAACGAGATATTGAGGGTAGGAAGGTCATGTAATAGTTGCAGAATCATCCTATCGTTGTTTATACCTATGGGTAATCGCGAGTGTACTGTTCATAGATAGAACAACTCTTCCACTGCCGATATAGATAACACGGGAGCAGATCCATTCAGCCTAAGTAACGCCATGTTGCCCCGGATGTCTTTTTATAGAATTGCTATAAACGCACTATTAAATATCAAGAGTAGTAGTGATTGCTGCCTACGGAGAGGCGGGAAGTTCTAGCGAGAAAGAAACACCGTCTATTTTCGGCACCAGGTATTTACTCCTAAAGCGAGGACACAGACAGCATGACGCCACTCCCAGTGAATCGTATTATTATTCCGGTATATCTTCATTGAATCCAAATATGATCGTATATGTACAGCATGACAACTGCCAGCTCATGCCTTCTCGGCCGTGAACTGCAGCGAAACTTCCCATTTCTGCCCTCCAGAACCGTACCCTCCGCCCAATCGATTCTTGATAAGGCTGGCTATCCGTTCACGCAGTCGCACTAGGTTCTCTTCAGTCCCGGATACGCGAAGCTTCAAGTTGGCCATGCAGAGCCCGTAATGAACCTGCCAGAACCGGGCGTCATCGACGCCGTAGACGCAGGGATCGGCCTCGATATCCCGGATCACCTCGGATACCCCCGGTCCGGAGTAGGACATGAGAAGCATGGATCCCAGTGTTTTTACTAAACGCACTCCGATAACACACATTGAAATGGAGATCGTGCTGGAAAGCAAAACATCCAGCCAGTTGTATAGCTTGATAGAGACAAGGGGCAGCAACAGGAGCAGCGTGGAGCATGAGAGCGTCAGGAAATGGGACGGGTTACTAAGAACCGAGGGAAGTGACTCAATGTACCCGAATCGCATCGCCTTCCCTATCCGTCCATGGTTCTTGAGGCCAATGGCAGAGATCAAGGTCGATGAGATGGCCAGCAGAGCAGTGAAATCCACACGACCGAGGGAGACACGCTCGTGGACATGAGTGTGGTGAGGTTCGTGGCCGGAAGATTCAAGAAAGTGCTGCAGACTATGGGAAATGAGATCCATTCCCATGAACAGCAAGAGTACGCACATGGCGAATCCTGCAAGCACTTCTGCGCGCTCCAATCCGAATGGGTGTCGAACACTGGATCGCTTCCATACTTCGAAGTTGCCCAATATGTCGACAGCAACACAGAGCAATGCGCCGATTGAATCGAACAGGATCAAGTGTGAAAGGGCCGTCATAGCCAATGATCCATGAGCACTCCACAGGGTATACGCAGCAACAGACATGTGGCAAACGCTCCACCAGAACCGGGTAGTCTGGTCCTTGGACATACTGGAGCGATATTCTTTGAACGTCGGTATAGGCAGCGAGTTAGGCAAAGCTAGAGGGGCTCGTGGGGGCGGTTCCAGGAAGATCTGATGTGAAATGCTACTGTGCTTATACTTGTGTCCACGTCGCTGGCCAATGTTCTACGTCGCATTGACGGCTTCATTAGTATATCCATCTCCAAGGTGGCAGTAAGCGACAACTCACAGACTTCACGACTGGGCTCTTCGCCATTGTCGTAGTCTTGAAATTGAACGGACCTGCCGAAGCATTGTCGCTCTGATCACTCGGCTGTAATGCGTCTGCTGGGCTGAGGTTGAAGCCCGCCCGTGTAGGACTCAAGCGATTGGCATCACTGGGATCTAACGAGCCCCGCAAATTTGGAAACGTGTCCCTCAATGGTGATAAGGAGTCTTTGTCTTGGAGACGGGGTGACTGGCTTGAAGTGCTCGGAGGGTCATCCGGGGGAGGCGTCGGGGTGCGCGGAGGAATAGGGATAGGGAGATTGGATGCCATGTTCGAATGACGACAAAGAGCTGGCACCCGCGCCAAATGGCCTCGGTGCTAGCTCGAAG belongs to Aspergillus luchuensis IFO 4308 DNA, chromosome 3, nearly complete sequence and includes:
- the ZRG17 gene encoding cation efflux family protein family (COG:P;~EggNog:ENOG410PH00;~InterPro:IPR027469,IPR002524;~PFAM:PF01545;~TransMembrane:6 (i158-175o187-205i226-248o268-291i312-335o341-362i);~go_component: GO:0016021 - integral component of membrane [Evidence IEA];~go_function: GO:0008324 - cation transmembrane transporter activity [Evidence IEA];~go_process: GO:0006812 - cation transport [Evidence IEA];~go_process: GO:0055085 - transmembrane transport [Evidence IEA]), which produces MASNLPIPIPPRTPTPPPDDPPSTSSQSPRLQDKDSLSPLRDTFPNLRGSLDPSDANRLSPTRAGFNLSPADALQPSDQSDNASAGPFNFKTTTMAKSPVVKSNIGQRRGHKYKHSSISHQIFLEPPPRAPLALPNSLPIPTFKEYRSSMSKDQTTRFWWSVCHMSVAAYTLWSAHGSLAMTALSHLILFDSIGALLCVAVDILGNFEVWKRSSVRHPFGLERAEVLAGFAMCVLLLFMGMDLISHSLQHFLESSGHEPHHTHVHERVSLGRVDFTALLAISSTLISAIGLKNHGRIGKAMRFGYIESLPSVLSNPSHFLTLSCSTLLLLLPLVSIKLYNWLDVLLSSTISISMCVIGVRLVKTLGSMLLMSYSGPGVSEVIRDIEADPCVYGVDDARFWQVHYGLCMANLKLRVSGTEENLVRLRERIASLIKNRLGGGYGSGGQKWEVSLQFTAEKA